cagataaaaggaaaacactttcctgaaaaccaagtcaatttttttttgactaaaattgaccggaaagtgttttccgttgaccgaaaagtgttttccgttgactagaaagtgttttccgctgaccggaaattgttttccgttgaccaactttcctaatgacaaacaaacacaggaaagtttgaaaaatggtttcccggaaactactttccgggaaacaaacaaggcaaaCAACAAGAATTATTGAATAGTTTCTCATGCTAAAAGaactaattaattcaaattggtaaattacattaattaatttataattaactctttttaaaaaaaaattcaagctctCTTAGAGCACTTATTAAGAGTTATATAATGTTCATAattgattcatttatttttatatataatttattatatataccaCTGTAAAAAAATCGTCTtaacctaaaaacttaaaattttaggtAAGCctctaagatataatttatattattttttaacatactcTCTCAAGTGAAAAtcatttgggcttgaaacttgcacaggttcATATTTCTTTGTActtcatttttatcaaataaatagggatgatgaTATTCAAATCCGTGACACTTGGTCatgaaggctctgataccatgtcaaagaaccatctcaacccaaaaattTAAGTTTCTAAGTGAGactccaaaatataatttatattattctaaaaattttaagcCTCTGGGTGAGacttcaagatatgatttatattattctctaacaatcaCAAATATTACAATATAGAATaacaattatttgatatatgtatctaatatcatttattttttatttgactatgTGATTTTCAATCTTgtttaacataattaaataataaataagctttattaaatatattcagattatatttcacttttttggtttttttttttcatgaaaaaataaacccCGCCCCTCCTCTAACATGGTTACAACTAATAAATTAGATGGTGTTTTGTATTGTGATACTAGTTGTttttcacaatgttttttttcttataaatgcatcaaaataatatattttttattttttaaaaattatttttaatatcaacatattaaaacgattcaaaaatataaaaaaataattttaaataaaaattaattaatttttttttacgagaCAGTGTTCTCAAACCATCACTTAAACATCAATCAAATCCTTTCCTTTATTATAAATCAgcctctcctcttcttcttttttttaacataatttccTTGATGAAAGTAGATTTGCAATTGTGATGGGATATGATCTTGCCAACCAAAATGTCGTGGAGGCTCCTTCCACTCAATACTTGCAATCAATCAAAGTTTGAATTCTTACAAGGAATTACATTTGCTCTGTTCACATCAATGTTTTTTGGTAGCAAGCTTCACAAGTGCAAAAGAACAAGATGTTCTTCAACTTTACCATGGAAAAAGATTCTCTAAAGAATAGAGTTAAATAAATCTGAACAAGGAGCACTGAACTAACCAGGTACAAGGTAGCGTCCTCTTATGGGGAAGCTTCAATTCCAGACAAAAACATGGccaaaattgtaagaaaaaagacCAACACCTGCACTTTTTGCCTCGCCAAGAtcacttcctttttctttgtatataatattctttctttatttaaatttcaaattacttTGTTTGTATTATTAATGCTTTTTTCTGTGTGTTGTCATTCAGCAACTAAGCAAGCAGCGACACAATTTGGTGTTGACAAATCATGTACGAGCAGATGTGTTTTCAACTCCTCAGGCCCCATAATTTAACTTAATCAGACAAAAAACCAGCTGGTGATGCTCTATAATGCTATCTATTgaatctatgtttttatttttttatttcaaaataataatcaaacatCATATAAAAGCTATGGCTGGACTGGATTATTTAgggttcaatatatttttaaataccagaatttaaaccaaaataaaaataaaaatacatttatgaTCTCATgcattatatattgtaatatgataaaaattaatcaagcatGAATGACTGATCATATAAACCTCATCTATTTCCCCCAATAAAACTGAATTAATATTATGGTGATTTCATAAcaatttctccctttttttcaatatttctaaaatttaagatGAATTTCTCACATGATATTTGTCATTGTCGTCATACTAGAATTCGATGTTTAAATAGATTCTATCAtttatatatcataattaagactttttaaaaacaaatctataaaatttatattactcgAACATAAATACGCTATTATCATTTACAACTCAGCGTATAACGTATACGGGTGTATTTACCAATGAGGGGGTAAAATCGTCATAATGGAAGGATTGGGGCCACATGTTCAAAATTTAGAATCCCTCCTCCTCTCTAAGTTGTGTCTTGCCTAGTTGCCTATCATGCGCCTGCCTTCCTTACATGTCTCATTACGTGATCACAGCATAATTATCGCCGTTTACTTCGATAAAATCATCTCCTTCactctgaaaaataatttcctttGCTTGaactctctctcattttctctcCTTAGTTCATTTTCCCGGAAAGTTTGAGATCATACCAAACAGAGAACAATACATAAATGAAATCTTGAACATGCCATTACAcctttctctctcattttccgggaaaaaatatgaaggaaagagagagaaagtgagaGATGATCATACTACATTCACACCCATCTCGTGAGTTTaccataaaagaacaaaaaaattaacctccCTTCTGTCATTCTTGAAAAACTCAGCAGAGCGAAGGAAGAAATTTTTTAAGCCATAAACATCATCAATGCTGTCCTGTTGCTCTGTCTTTTGAAGCCGTAAAACAAGAGTTTGAACGTGGAAACCTTTATGGGATCTCTTGTTTCTGTACGTGGAATGTGATTCTGAAGAGATATGGATATAGAAATGGAAACGGAAGAAGAATTCGTTGCTGTTGAACCCATCTGGGTCCGAGACGTTGATGGTGATGATGCTGATTTCGATATTGATTACGAGTTTGATgcttcaaaatattatgaattttcgAGGCAAGAAACAGAATTGGAGGCTCAAGAATCTGAATTTTGGTTTGAAATTGCACCAAGTTATCCTCCTTCACGTAAGTAATTGTCCTATATTTGTTTgctaattaatcaataatttttagtcaaattttatttgattattattgttttttaaaaaaaaattctgtggattttttttttttttttttagcttttgctATAAAGGCTAAACGGAGACCAAGTTTTGCTTCCTTGGAACCTGCAGAAATTTCAACAgatcataataattatataggtagcggaaaataatatgaaatccatgctaattattatattttttgttcttttatgaaGGTTAATAATTTTGTAGGttgtgaataatttttttttccaagcagGATTAGAATCTGATAATCAGATAGTTCAAGTTATTGCAAAAGCCGAAGCCAAGTCCCCAGTGAAGTCACCACGATCGAAAAATTCTTTTATGAATCCCACAGCAAGTCAGCTGGCCAAGAAAAATTGCTGGCCGGAAAATCATTGCGCTCGATTGATCAGAAGGTTCTAGCTATTTCTTAAGTAATGATGTTTTTGAAGTTGCCATGAGTACTTCTAATTTATGTTCTGGTGTATTTTCTCTACTTTCTGTTTCATGTTATTTGCTTTAATTTGCTGCAGGTTTACCAAGTTCTCAGtggaaaatgaagagaaaaattcAAAGGGCTCTTCTGTTATTGGAAACCAAGCTACCAAAAGGCAAAAGCTCGAGTCTGGTTACTTGCGCAAGGTGCAGAAATGTCATCGTTTTTCGGAATCATTCTGGCTTTGATTTGCTTATTGTACTCGCTTTTCGAATTGCAGTTGGGCACACAACTTGTGAGTGTTCGATGTTTCATAAGATTACTTCTTTAATTTTCTATGCAGGTTGCTTGTTTGAAGCATCAAGCACTCTTTCAGCACAAGGAACCGAAAAAGGTTAGCCATAGATTCAAACTGAATTGTTAATTTTGGCTCATGATCGCTTAAGAATATCCACTGGATTTGGATTTGAGATTGTTTTTGCTGCATTATAGTCTAATTTTAGTTTCCTGTTCATCTACTGATTTTTTAGACAATTATGGATTGTGTTACAGGTTGATGAAAGACCCACATTTGGCAGAACAAAAGCCACAATTCCCAGAGAACCTATACTTAGAACATCTTATAGGGCAGAAAGACACAGGTATCAATCACTTCTGTGGCAtcttgtttgataatttttatttaggatCCTCATAACATGGAGCTTTGCCTgatttcttccatctttttattACTTGTTCTGAATTTTCAGGTCTAAGCTTAATTTAGAGTCTGATGAAAATGCGAAACCAAATGCTTCTTGTGCTTTTAAAGCAAGGCCATTGAACAGAAAAGTAGGTTCTTTCAGTAACtgtcttgtgttttttcttgtcTTCCATTTCACAAGTTTTCATCTTTGTACTTATGTTCTGTGTGTTTGAAGATTTTCAGGGCTCCTACATTCCCTCTTCCTAGAAAAAGCACTCCACAACGGCCAGACTTTCAAGTAATCAGTAAAACTGGTGTTAATTTGCTTTATTAGCTCTTGCTCTTTCCCTGGAGTTTCTGGAGACATTGATTTGAATGATTATGATGAtcacataatttttcttttaatatgccTTTTCCATGGTCTTCAGGTTTTTCACCTGAGGACGTTGGAGAGAGCAAGGACATCGGAGAGGGCTGCTACGCAACGTTCATCTATTAATAATGTAGGTGATCAATAATCATATTGATGCTAAATTTCATTTTGCCTCTTATACTTCTTGACTGGTAGAGATTTCTGCGTTGATTTTCTACATGTTCTGCATTGCTCAAGG
The genomic region above belongs to Populus alba chromosome 12, ASM523922v2, whole genome shotgun sequence and contains:
- the LOC118060691 gene encoding protein TPX2 isoform X2; translation: MDIEMETEEEFVAVEPIWVRDVDGDDADFDIDYEFDASKYYEFSRQETELEAQESEFWFEIAPSYPPSPFAIKAKRRPSFASLEPAEISTDHNNYIGLESDNQIVQVIAKAEAKSPVKSPRSKNSFMNPTASQLAKKNCWPENHCARLIRRFTKFSVENEEKNSKGSSVIGNQATKRQKLESGYLRKVACLKHQALFQHKEPKKVDERPTFGRTKATIPREPILRTSYRAERHRSKLNLESDENAKPNASCAFKARPLNRKIFRAPTFPLPRKSTPQRPDFQVFHLRTLERARTSERAATQRSSINNAANVSNSNPISQNGTTDPRREKSNSTLKEKSEAIDKFKPRCLNRKEPNSPTKRFRMNLTIESFSKLSLASEVHSNANAQTKLLLQYRGSKENAPGCLNL
- the LOC118060691 gene encoding uncharacterized protein isoform X3, whose protein sequence is MDIEMETEEEFVAVEPIWVRDVDGDDADFDIDYEFDASKYYEFSRQETELEAQESEFWFEIAPSYPPSRLESDNQIVQVIAKAEAKSPVKSPRSKNSFMNPTASQLAKKNCWPENHCARLIRRFTKFSVENEEKNSKGSSVIGNQATKRQKLESGYLRKVACLKHQALFQHKEPKKVDERPTFGRTKATIPREPILRTSYRAERHRSKLNLESDENAKPNASCAFKARPLNRKIFRAPTFPLPRKSTPQRPDFQVFHLRTLERARTSERAATQRSSINNAANVSNSNPISQNGTTDPRSMILVKKLHPSHREKSNSTLKEKSEAIDKFKPRCLNRKEPNSPTKRFRMNLTIESFSKLSLASEVHSNANAQTKLLLQYRGSKENAPGCLNL
- the LOC118060691 gene encoding protein TPX2 isoform X1, coding for MDIEMETEEEFVAVEPIWVRDVDGDDADFDIDYEFDASKYYEFSRQETELEAQESEFWFEIAPSYPPSPFAIKAKRRPSFASLEPAEISTDHNNYIGLESDNQIVQVIAKAEAKSPVKSPRSKNSFMNPTASQLAKKNCWPENHCARLIRRFTKFSVENEEKNSKGSSVIGNQATKRQKLESGYLRKVACLKHQALFQHKEPKKVDERPTFGRTKATIPREPILRTSYRAERHRSKLNLESDENAKPNASCAFKARPLNRKIFRAPTFPLPRKSTPQRPDFQVFHLRTLERARTSERAATQRSSINNAANVSNSNPISQNGTTDPRSMILVKKLHPSHREKSNSTLKEKSEAIDKFKPRCLNRKEPNSPTKRFRMNLTIESFSKLSLASEVHSNANAQTKLLLQYRGSKENAPGCLNL